In Lysobacter luteus, a single window of DNA contains:
- a CDS encoding TraB/GumN family protein: protein MSLFKLALVVLLLVSHSASAATGRAADQTPTSEAESAALSTPAHVPPVPLMWRVSDGDNAIYLLGSFHLLKQDDYPVSADIDQAFAAASRVVFEVAPEQLDAPDTGEMFLAAAGYDDGRTLPDVLSPKLYEKLRRLLARQGSAIAQVDGYEPWFVNLSLLLGLAQSLEFRPDQGLDRYLIERAKAAGKPTGGLETLKDQLDALDATPLQEQTVGLREFLDRPQEMPGLLAELHQAWRDGDVEELDGLTRVDMREKTPETYRLLNVERNDRWIPALRAMLDGDDEDVMVVVGALHLLGDDGVVEKLQAAGYQVERVCSACEVGSEVETDAL, encoded by the coding sequence ATGTCGCTGTTCAAGCTCGCACTGGTGGTCCTGCTGCTGGTATCCCATTCCGCGTCGGCGGCGACCGGGCGCGCGGCGGACCAGACGCCAACGTCGGAGGCGGAATCGGCTGCGCTATCGACGCCGGCCCATGTCCCGCCGGTTCCGCTGATGTGGAGAGTCTCCGACGGGGACAATGCCATCTACTTGCTTGGTTCGTTCCACTTGCTCAAGCAGGACGACTACCCGGTGTCGGCCGATATCGACCAGGCGTTTGCCGCGGCGTCGCGGGTGGTGTTCGAGGTCGCGCCGGAGCAACTGGACGCGCCGGATACCGGCGAGATGTTCCTCGCGGCGGCGGGCTATGACGACGGCCGCACGCTCCCGGACGTGCTGTCGCCCAAGCTGTACGAGAAGCTGCGCCGGCTGCTGGCGCGGCAGGGATCGGCGATAGCCCAGGTTGACGGTTACGAGCCGTGGTTCGTGAACCTGTCGCTGCTGCTCGGACTCGCCCAGTCGCTGGAGTTCCGCCCCGATCAGGGACTGGACCGCTACCTGATCGAGCGGGCCAAGGCCGCGGGCAAGCCGACCGGCGGGCTGGAGACGCTGAAGGACCAGCTCGACGCGCTCGACGCCACCCCGCTGCAGGAACAGACGGTCGGCCTGCGCGAGTTCCTCGACCGACCCCAGGAGATGCCGGGGCTGCTCGCCGAGTTGCACCAGGCCTGGCGCGACGGCGACGTGGAGGAGCTCGATGGCCTCACGCGGGTCGACATGCGCGAGAAGACCCCCGAGACCTACCGGCTGCTCAACGTGGAGCGCAACGACCGCTGGATTCCCGCCCTGCGGGCCATGCTCGATGGCGACGACGAGGACGTGATGGTCGTGGTGGGTGCGTTGCACCTGCTCGGCGACGACGGCGTGGTCGAGAAGCTGCAGGCTGCCGGCTACCAGGTGGAGCGCGTCTGCTCGGCGTGCGAAGTGGGCAGCGAGGTGGAGACCGACGCGTTGTAA
- the metG gene encoding methionine--tRNA ligase, with protein MSRELVVTCALPYANGPLHLGHLVGYIQGDIFARAQRLSGHAAYFVCADDTHGTPIMLAAEKAGMTPEAYIAVIQASHERDFADFGVAFDHYDSTNSPRNRALTEAIYAKLDNNGHIKRRSVAQLYDPAKGMFLPDRFVKGTCPNCGTPDQYGDNCEHCGATYAPTELKQPRSVISGATPELRESEHFFFEVGDFDAFLREWLAGDVAAPGVKAKLREWLDAEGGLRAWDISRDAPYFGFEIPGHPGKYLYVWIDAPIGYLSSFQALCEREGLDFFSYLTRDSQTELHHFIGKDIVNFHGLFWPAVLHGAGFRAPTRLHVNGYLTVDGAKMSKSRGTFVMARSYLDAGLDPEALRYYFATKTTGGVDDLDLNLGDFIARVNSDLVGKFVNLASRCAGFISKRFDGQLAAALPDPAMYARFVEQLRPIAEAYARNEAATALRLTMALADEANRYIDEHKPWVIAKQEGADAELQAVCTQGLNLFRVLNTALKPVLPRVTAQAEAFLAAPVDDWSAIAAPLTAHRIAAYTPLFTRIDPKLIEAMTEASKESMKPQHAEQRPDNASQGVAQSASSRPAPTGGAAQTPVAAQSEGDAAPTIGIDDFAKLDLRIGKVLECEFVEGSDKLLRFQLDAGELGQRQIFSGIRASYPEPEKLVGRNVVFIANLAPRKMRFGLSEGMILSAGFDAGVLALLDADPAAQAGMPVR; from the coding sequence ATGTCCCGCGAGCTCGTCGTCACCTGCGCCCTGCCCTACGCCAACGGCCCGCTGCACCTGGGCCACCTGGTCGGCTACATCCAGGGCGACATCTTCGCCCGCGCGCAGCGGCTGTCGGGCCACGCGGCGTACTTCGTCTGCGCCGACGACACCCATGGCACCCCGATCATGCTCGCCGCCGAGAAGGCCGGGATGACGCCGGAGGCGTACATCGCGGTCATCCAGGCGAGCCACGAGCGGGACTTCGCCGACTTCGGCGTCGCCTTCGACCACTACGACTCGACCAACTCGCCGCGCAACCGGGCACTGACGGAAGCGATCTACGCGAAGCTCGACAACAACGGCCATATCAAGCGCCGCTCGGTCGCCCAGCTCTATGACCCGGCGAAGGGCATGTTCCTGCCCGACCGCTTCGTCAAGGGGACCTGCCCCAACTGCGGTACGCCGGACCAGTACGGCGACAACTGCGAGCACTGCGGCGCGACGTATGCGCCGACCGAGCTCAAGCAGCCGCGCTCGGTCATAAGCGGCGCGACGCCGGAGCTGCGCGAGTCCGAACATTTCTTCTTCGAAGTCGGCGATTTCGACGCTTTCCTGCGCGAGTGGCTGGCCGGCGACGTCGCCGCGCCCGGCGTGAAAGCCAAGCTGCGCGAATGGCTCGACGCCGAGGGCGGCCTGCGCGCCTGGGACATCTCGCGCGACGCGCCCTACTTCGGTTTCGAGATCCCCGGCCACCCTGGCAAATACCTGTACGTGTGGATCGACGCCCCGATCGGCTACCTGTCCAGCTTCCAGGCGCTGTGCGAACGCGAGGGACTGGATTTCTTCAGCTACCTCACCCGCGACAGCCAGACCGAGCTGCACCACTTCATCGGCAAGGACATCGTCAACTTCCATGGCCTGTTCTGGCCGGCGGTACTGCACGGCGCGGGTTTCCGTGCGCCGACACGCCTGCACGTCAACGGCTACCTGACCGTCGACGGCGCCAAGATGTCGAAGTCGCGCGGCACCTTCGTGATGGCGCGCAGCTACCTTGACGCCGGCCTGGACCCGGAGGCGTTGCGCTACTACTTCGCCACCAAGACCACCGGAGGGGTCGACGACCTCGACCTCAACCTCGGCGACTTCATCGCGCGGGTGAACTCGGACCTGGTCGGGAAGTTCGTCAACCTGGCCAGCCGCTGCGCCGGCTTCATCAGCAAGCGTTTCGACGGCCAGCTCGCGGCCGCATTGCCGGACCCGGCGATGTACGCGCGCTTCGTCGAGCAGCTGCGCCCGATCGCCGAGGCCTATGCCCGCAACGAGGCTGCCACCGCCCTGCGGCTGACGATGGCGCTGGCCGACGAGGCCAACCGCTACATCGACGAACACAAGCCGTGGGTGATCGCCAAGCAGGAGGGCGCCGACGCGGAGCTGCAGGCGGTCTGCACCCAGGGGCTGAATCTGTTCCGCGTGCTCAACACGGCGCTCAAGCCGGTGCTGCCGCGCGTGACCGCACAGGCCGAAGCCTTCCTCGCCGCGCCGGTCGACGACTGGAGCGCCATCGCCGCGCCGCTGACCGCGCACCGCATCGCCGCCTACACCCCGTTGTTCACCCGCATCGACCCGAAACTCATCGAAGCCATGACCGAAGCCAGCAAGGAATCCATGAAGCCGCAGCACGCAGAGCAGCGTCCGGACAACGCCTCGCAGGGCGTTGCGCAATCCGCGTCCAGCCGCCCGGCGCCGACCGGGGGTGCCGCGCAGACCCCGGTTGCCGCCCAGAGCGAGGGCGACGCGGCCCCGACGATCGGCATTGACGATTTCGCGAAGCTCGACCTGCGCATCGGCAAGGTGCTCGAGTGCGAGTTCGTCGAGGGCTCGGACAAGTTGCTGCGCTTCCAGCTCGACGCCGGCGAACTCGGCCAGCGGCAGATCTTCTCCGGCATCCGTGCCTCGTATCCGGAACCGGAAAAGCTGGTGGGGCGCAACGTCGTGTTCATCGCCAACCTGGCGCCGCGCAAGATGCGCTTCGGCCTGAGCGAGGGGATGATCCTGTCGGCCGGCTTCGACGCCGGTGTACTGGCCCTGCTCGACGCCGACCCGGCCGCGCAGGCCGGCATGCCGGTCCGCTGA
- a CDS encoding DUF1684 domain-containing protein produces MTPIHGARTRLTLLLAGALACTVLAACGDDPSSDTDEAPMSADAIAFNTELQAWRDQRRDALLAPDGWASLIGLHWIERGPHYVGSDADNGIQLGMGPEHLGMVDLRADGIRFVPEDGLALTVDGEPLTGATTLRTDEDAGGPSVLGFDEGKGQATVIRRAGRHALRVRHADAPTRIGFSGLDYWPAERDWRIEATFVPHPAGQTIEVANIIGSTDPMPNPGAVEFERDGATYRIEALDEGGDELFLVFGDRTNGHGSYGAGRFLYVPRPDAQGRLVVDFNRAYNPPCAFTMFATCPLPPLENRLDLAVTAGEKAYGRKE; encoded by the coding sequence ATGACGCCAATCCACGGGGCGCGCACGCGCCTGACCTTGCTGCTGGCCGGCGCGCTGGCCTGCACCGTGCTCGCAGCCTGCGGCGACGACCCTTCATCCGACACAGACGAGGCCCCCATGTCCGCCGACGCGATCGCGTTCAACACCGAACTCCAGGCCTGGCGCGACCAGCGCCGAGACGCGTTGTTGGCGCCCGATGGCTGGGCCAGCCTGATCGGGCTGCACTGGATCGAGCGGGGGCCTCACTACGTGGGCAGCGATGCCGACAACGGCATCCAGCTGGGCATGGGACCCGAGCACCTGGGGATGGTCGACCTGCGCGCCGACGGCATCCGCTTCGTGCCCGAGGACGGCTTGGCACTGACCGTCGACGGCGAGCCGCTGACCGGTGCGACCACGCTGCGTACTGACGAGGACGCCGGCGGACCCAGCGTCCTCGGATTCGACGAGGGCAAGGGGCAGGCGACCGTGATCCGCCGCGCCGGCCGCCACGCCTTGCGCGTGCGCCACGCCGACGCACCCACGCGCATCGGCTTCAGCGGCCTGGATTACTGGCCGGCCGAACGCGACTGGCGCATCGAGGCCACCTTCGTCCCGCATCCGGCGGGCCAGACCATCGAGGTCGCCAACATCATCGGCAGCACCGATCCGATGCCCAATCCCGGTGCGGTCGAGTTCGAGCGCGACGGCGCTACCTACCGGATCGAAGCGCTGGACGAGGGCGGTGACGAACTGTTCCTCGTGTTCGGCGACCGAACCAACGGGCATGGCAGCTACGGTGCGGGTCGGTTCCTGTACGTGCCCAGGCCCGACGCCCAGGGACGCCTGGTGGTGGATTTCAACCGCGCCTACAACCCGCCATGTGCTTTCACCATGTTCGCCACCTGTCCGCTGCCGCCGCTGGAGAACCGCCTGGACCTGGCCGTTACCGCGGGCGAAAAGGCCTACGGGCGCAAGGAGTAG
- a CDS encoding DUF2147 domain-containing protein, whose product MRKLSTLLALPLLALSFSVFAQESPVGTWTTIDDKTNQPKSTVEIYETRNGSLAGRVVEVLQSEQGENPVCKKCTGERKDQPIEGMVILWGVSQDGDSWEGGKILDPASGKVYSVKMRPVEGGAKLEVRGFMGFSLLGKTQTWVRK is encoded by the coding sequence ATGCGCAAACTGTCCACCCTGCTCGCGTTGCCGCTGCTGGCGCTGTCGTTCTCCGTGTTCGCGCAGGAGTCCCCTGTCGGCACCTGGACCACCATCGACGACAAGACCAACCAGCCCAAGTCGACCGTGGAAATCTACGAGACCCGCAACGGCAGCCTTGCCGGCCGCGTGGTCGAGGTCCTGCAATCCGAGCAGGGCGAGAACCCGGTCTGCAAGAAGTGCACCGGCGAACGCAAGGACCAGCCGATCGAAGGCATGGTCATCCTGTGGGGCGTCAGCCAGGACGGCGACAGCTGGGAAGGCGGCAAGATCCTCGACCCCGCCAGCGGCAAGGTCTACTCGGTGAAGATGCGCCCGGTCGAAGGCGGCGCCAAGCTCGAAGTCCGCGGTTTCATGGGCTTCTCCCTGCTGGGCAAGACCCAGACCTGGGTGCGCAAGTAA
- a CDS encoding TonB-dependent receptor plug domain-containing protein, with amino-acid sequence MSRHAPSNQRLKRGPLVAAVLACLYTTTAFAQDAAETAPEAQEQEQVATQAPADDAVELDRITVTGSLLRRFEYESTSPIQVITADTNVALGLVNPGEFLQKSSVAAGSTQINNQFGGFVVEGGTGVQTLSLRGLGANRTLVLLDGQRPGPAGTRGQVGAFDLNVIPSSILQRVEIVKDGASSIYGSDAVAGVVNMITRKSVDRPEITFSTRTPFDGGGEVYTVSGATGWDFDNGSIVLAGEWYLQEALKVGDRDFFSCPQDLAYAHEGGPRIDREDRSVIGDTALGGCNNLYANTVIDAGYGYRYIPSPDGSTVGLIPGYRPRNNPNYANSDQAYYEDVLNFDFYGNQHIVDRQERKSVYAATDFGFDAFNWQTQWLYNNRTTENFGYRQFFPLVGGATTPPIYGTDAYTYANSPDYVSPVPSGLAQPIMPFVSATNVDVDYFYGRTRFDGLFQSTDTWAWEVNASYTRSEGTYSNLGIVASRSGDVQFDDTAPVLDYYSPGFLSGERMNELVAQVGEWHTGSTVYDQSVVNGIVTGELFDLPAGAVAGAFGVEYRNYSIDDQPSDLSRNGDLWGSTSAQVTKGDDNVREAFAEIELPLISGKPGFESLSLNGSARVFEYDSLDGSDNVWKLGANWQINSAVRLRATKGTSFRAPGLYELFLGNQTGFASQLSIDPCIQWGESNNENIRTNCAAEGIPADFNGAASSALVVSGGGAGVLNPESSTAFTAGIVLTPSFTNLSVAFDYFDYEVFDQIGQLSSASILGGCYGAPVFPNNFCELFDRNPGSHPTDAFKIETVRNQYININRQQVRGYDLIMNYDNDFSFGELALETQLTYTMEDVSQLFDTAEESGFSSSNFAGYIGRPKLVGNLDAQLKRGDWSYNWRTEYIGATKNRDLTPNYTYQGRPDSWRDIWAEQAFYHTASVRYEQPNWSVLVGIRNLLDKDPPRISSGVDTRYGNVPAFATQYDWYGRTGFVQVQYKF; translated from the coding sequence ATGTCGCGTCATGCACCAAGCAATCAGCGTCTGAAGCGCGGGCCACTCGTCGCAGCCGTCCTGGCCTGCCTCTATACGACCACCGCCTTCGCCCAGGACGCGGCTGAAACCGCACCCGAGGCGCAGGAACAGGAGCAGGTCGCCACCCAGGCACCGGCGGATGACGCGGTCGAACTCGATCGCATCACCGTCACCGGCTCGCTGCTGCGCCGCTTCGAGTACGAGTCCACCTCGCCGATCCAGGTGATCACGGCCGACACCAACGTCGCGCTGGGCCTGGTCAACCCGGGCGAGTTCCTGCAGAAGTCGAGCGTCGCGGCAGGTTCGACCCAGATCAACAACCAGTTCGGCGGCTTCGTCGTCGAAGGCGGCACCGGCGTGCAGACCCTCTCGCTGCGTGGCCTGGGTGCAAACCGCACCCTGGTCCTGCTCGACGGCCAGCGCCCCGGCCCGGCCGGTACCCGCGGCCAGGTCGGTGCGTTCGACCTCAACGTGATCCCGTCGTCGATCCTGCAGCGCGTCGAGATCGTGAAGGACGGCGCCTCGTCGATCTACGGCTCCGACGCGGTGGCCGGCGTGGTCAACATGATCACCCGCAAGAGCGTGGATCGTCCGGAAATCACCTTCAGCACCCGCACCCCGTTCGACGGCGGCGGCGAGGTGTACACCGTCTCCGGCGCGACCGGCTGGGACTTCGACAACGGCAGCATCGTGCTGGCTGGTGAGTGGTACCTGCAGGAAGCCCTCAAGGTCGGCGACCGCGACTTCTTCAGCTGCCCGCAGGATCTCGCGTACGCCCACGAGGGCGGCCCGCGGATCGACCGCGAGGACCGCTCGGTCATCGGTGACACCGCGCTGGGCGGCTGCAACAACCTGTACGCGAACACTGTCATCGACGCTGGCTATGGCTACCGCTACATCCCGTCGCCCGATGGCTCCACGGTCGGCCTGATCCCCGGCTACCGTCCGCGCAACAACCCCAACTACGCCAACTCCGACCAGGCGTACTACGAGGACGTCCTCAACTTCGACTTCTACGGCAACCAGCACATCGTTGACCGCCAGGAGCGCAAGAGCGTCTACGCGGCGACCGATTTCGGCTTCGACGCCTTCAACTGGCAGACCCAGTGGCTGTACAACAACCGCACCACCGAGAACTTCGGCTACCGCCAGTTCTTCCCGCTGGTGGGCGGCGCGACGACCCCGCCGATCTACGGCACCGACGCGTACACCTACGCCAACTCGCCTGATTACGTGAGCCCGGTGCCGTCCGGCCTGGCGCAGCCGATCATGCCGTTCGTGTCGGCCACCAACGTGGACGTCGACTACTTCTACGGCCGCACGCGCTTCGACGGCCTGTTCCAGTCGACCGACACGTGGGCCTGGGAAGTCAACGCCAGCTACACCCGGTCTGAAGGTACCTACAGCAACCTGGGCATCGTGGCATCCCGCTCGGGCGACGTGCAGTTCGACGACACCGCCCCGGTGCTTGATTACTACTCGCCTGGCTTCCTGAGCGGCGAGCGGATGAACGAGCTGGTGGCGCAGGTCGGCGAGTGGCACACCGGCAGCACCGTGTACGACCAGTCCGTCGTCAACGGTATCGTGACCGGCGAGCTGTTCGACCTGCCGGCCGGCGCGGTGGCCGGTGCGTTCGGCGTCGAGTACCGCAACTACAGCATCGACGACCAGCCCAGCGACCTGTCGCGCAACGGCGACCTTTGGGGCTCCACCTCTGCCCAGGTCACCAAGGGCGACGACAACGTCCGCGAGGCGTTTGCCGAAATCGAACTTCCGCTGATCAGCGGCAAGCCCGGCTTCGAATCGCTGTCGCTCAACGGCTCGGCTCGCGTGTTCGAGTACGACTCGCTCGACGGCAGCGACAACGTCTGGAAGCTCGGTGCGAACTGGCAGATCAACTCGGCCGTCCGCCTGCGCGCCACCAAGGGCACCTCGTTCCGCGCCCCGGGCCTGTACGAGCTGTTCCTGGGCAACCAGACCGGCTTCGCCTCGCAGTTGTCCATCGACCCCTGCATCCAGTGGGGCGAGAGCAACAACGAGAACATCCGCACCAACTGCGCGGCTGAAGGCATTCCTGCGGACTTCAACGGTGCCGCGTCTTCGGCACTGGTCGTCTCCGGCGGCGGTGCAGGCGTGCTGAACCCGGAGTCCTCGACCGCGTTCACCGCCGGCATCGTGCTCACGCCGTCGTTCACCAACCTCAGCGTCGCGTTCGATTACTTCGACTACGAGGTGTTCGACCAGATCGGCCAGCTCAGCAGCGCGTCGATCCTGGGCGGCTGCTACGGCGCACCGGTGTTCCCGAACAACTTCTGCGAGCTGTTCGACCGCAACCCCGGCAGCCACCCGACCGATGCATTCAAGATCGAGACGGTCCGCAACCAGTACATCAACATCAACCGGCAGCAGGTCCGTGGTTACGACCTGATCATGAACTACGACAACGATTTCTCGTTCGGCGAGCTCGCCCTCGAGACCCAGTTGACGTACACCATGGAAGACGTCAGCCAGCTGTTCGACACCGCCGAGGAAAGCGGCTTCAGCTCGTCCAACTTCGCCGGCTACATCGGCCGTCCGAAGCTGGTGGGCAACCTGGACGCGCAGCTCAAGCGTGGCGACTGGTCCTACAACTGGCGGACCGAGTACATCGGTGCGACCAAGAACCGCGACCTGACCCCGAACTACACCTACCAGGGTCGTCCGGACTCGTGGCGTGACATCTGGGCCGAGCAGGCGTTCTACCACACGGCTTCCGTGCGCTACGAGCAGCCGAACTGGAGCGTGCTCGTCGGTATCCGCAACCTGCTGGACAAGGATCCGCCGCGCATCTCCTCGGGCGTGGATACCCGTTACGGCAACGTTCCGGCGTTCGCCACCCAGTACGACTGGTACGGCCGCACCGGCTTCGTGCAGGTGCAGTACAAGTTCTGA
- the rnfB gene encoding Rnf electron transport complex subunit RnfB, translated as MQALVERLDRLLPQTQCGQCGYAGCRPYAEAMAAGEAGTDRCPPGGDHGAHALARLLGHLPRPYDRSRGEYKPTRVALVVEDDCIGCTKCIQVCPVDAIIGGAKHMHTVVEPLCTGCELCVPACPVDCIVMTAA; from the coding sequence ATGCAGGCCCTTGTCGAACGCCTGGACCGCCTGCTCCCGCAGACCCAGTGCGGCCAGTGCGGCTACGCCGGGTGCCGGCCCTACGCCGAAGCCATGGCCGCCGGCGAGGCCGGGACCGACCGTTGCCCGCCCGGTGGCGATCACGGCGCCCACGCGCTGGCCCGACTGCTGGGCCACCTTCCTCGCCCTTACGACCGCAGCCGCGGCGAGTACAAGCCGACGCGGGTCGCGCTGGTGGTCGAGGACGACTGCATCGGCTGCACCAAGTGCATCCAGGTCTGCCCGGTCGACGCCATCATCGGCGGCGCCAAGCACATGCATACCGTGGTCGAACCGCTATGCACGGGGTGCGAGCTGTGCGTGCCCGCCTGCCCGGTCGACTGCATCGTGATGACGGCGGCCTAG
- the apbC gene encoding iron-sulfur cluster carrier protein ApbC: MELTQRITAHAVQPRLSPLPRVRNIIAVGSGKGGVGKSTTAVNLALALAADGARVGVLDADVYGPSVPMMLGLNGRPDSPDGKSIEPMRAHGVEAMSIGLLVDQDTPMIWRGPMATGALTQLLNDTRWGELDYLVVDLPPGTGDIQLTLAQKIPVAGAIIVTTPQDVATLDARKALKMFEKVEVPVLGLLENMAVHVCSNCGHAEHVFGEGGGQRMSAQYGVPLLGSLPLELSIREHGDAGTPVVVGQPGSPAAKAYRTAARQVAAHLAMRPRVTPSISASLL; the protein is encoded by the coding sequence CTGGAGCTGACCCAGCGGATCACTGCCCACGCGGTCCAGCCCAGGCTCTCGCCGTTGCCGCGGGTGCGCAACATCATCGCGGTCGGGTCGGGCAAGGGCGGGGTCGGCAAGTCGACCACGGCCGTCAACCTCGCGCTGGCGCTCGCCGCCGACGGCGCGCGCGTCGGCGTGCTCGACGCGGACGTCTACGGCCCCAGCGTGCCCATGATGCTCGGCCTCAACGGGCGTCCCGACAGCCCGGACGGCAAGTCGATCGAACCCATGCGCGCCCACGGCGTGGAGGCGATGTCGATCGGCCTGTTGGTCGACCAGGACACGCCGATGATCTGGCGCGGGCCGATGGCCACCGGTGCGCTGACCCAGTTGCTCAACGATACCCGCTGGGGCGAGCTGGACTACCTGGTGGTCGACCTGCCGCCGGGTACCGGCGACATCCAGCTGACGCTGGCCCAGAAGATCCCGGTGGCGGGCGCGATCATCGTCACCACCCCGCAGGACGTCGCCACGCTGGATGCCCGGAAGGCGCTGAAGATGTTCGAGAAGGTCGAGGTGCCGGTGCTCGGGTTGCTGGAGAACATGGCGGTGCATGTCTGCAGCAATTGCGGGCATGCCGAGCACGTATTCGGCGAGGGTGGCGGACAACGCATGTCCGCGCAGTACGGCGTGCCATTGCTGGGCAGCCTGCCGCTGGAACTGTCGATCCGGGAGCACGGCGATGCCGGGACACCGGTCGTGGTGGGGCAGCCGGGTTCGCCGGCGGCGAAGGCCTATCGAACCGCGGCGCGGCAGGTGGCGGCGCACCTGGCCATGCGGCCACGGGTGACGCCGTCGATCTCGGCGTCGCTGCTCTAG
- the mutL gene encoding DNA mismatch repair endonuclease MutL, with product MPIRPLPDTLINQIAAGEVVERPASVVKELVENALDAGARRVDIDLEEGGVRLIRIRDDGDGLPADELPLAISRHATSKIASLDDLEGVATLGFRGEALPSIASVSRFSLSSRQREADHGAALEVEGGRVGAVVPKAHPHGTTVEVRDLFFNVPARRKFLRAERTELGHIEEWLRQLALARPDVELRVSHNGKPSRRWKGEGDLLSDLRLHEALGEEFVRNALHVDREGAGLRLHGWIAQPAYNRASADQQYLYCNGRSIRDRSIAHAVRQAYADVLFHGRQPAYVLFLELDPRRVDVNVHPAKHEVRFRDSRLIHDFVYRTLQAALAETRAGTVPQASHGEANPAQPTGDHYRWDAPQAPLGLQVAEARAGYASLYGSALPEFAGGGYAGDAALAERRTLPAGTEPTLPPLGYALAQLHGIYILAESAEGLVVVDMHAAHERIGYEKLKAAHDGEGLRSQPLLVPATLAVSEREADVAEREAATLESLGFEVTRAGPQSLTLRSVPALLAHGDVEALLRDVLADLREYGESRRIASARDELLSTMACHGAVRANRRLTLPEMNALLREMEATERSGQCNHGRPTWARFTLPEIDRWFLRGR from the coding sequence GTGCCGATCCGACCGCTTCCCGACACCCTGATCAACCAGATCGCCGCTGGCGAAGTCGTGGAACGCCCGGCGTCGGTGGTCAAGGAGCTGGTCGAGAACGCACTCGATGCCGGCGCACGCCGGGTCGACATCGACCTGGAGGAGGGCGGCGTCCGGCTGATCCGCATCCGCGACGATGGCGACGGCCTCCCGGCCGACGAGTTGCCGCTCGCGATCTCCCGCCACGCGACCAGCAAGATCGCCTCGCTCGACGACCTCGAGGGCGTGGCGACGCTCGGCTTCCGCGGCGAGGCGTTGCCCTCGATCGCGTCGGTCAGCCGCTTCTCGCTTTCATCGCGCCAGCGCGAGGCCGACCATGGCGCCGCGCTCGAGGTCGAAGGCGGACGCGTCGGTGCGGTGGTGCCCAAGGCGCATCCGCACGGCACCACGGTCGAGGTGCGCGACCTGTTCTTCAACGTGCCGGCGCGGCGCAAGTTCCTCCGCGCCGAGCGCACCGAGCTGGGCCACATCGAGGAATGGCTGCGACAGCTGGCGCTGGCACGGCCGGACGTGGAGCTCCGGGTATCCCACAACGGCAAGCCGTCACGACGCTGGAAAGGCGAGGGCGACCTGCTCTCCGACCTTCGCCTGCACGAGGCGCTGGGTGAGGAGTTCGTCCGCAACGCGTTGCATGTCGACCGCGAAGGCGCCGGACTGCGCCTGCACGGCTGGATCGCACAGCCCGCCTACAACCGGGCTAGCGCCGATCAGCAGTACCTGTATTGCAATGGCCGGTCGATCCGCGACCGCAGCATCGCCCACGCGGTCAGGCAGGCGTATGCGGACGTACTGTTCCACGGCCGGCAGCCGGCCTACGTGCTGTTCCTCGAACTGGATCCGCGCCGGGTCGACGTCAACGTGCACCCGGCCAAGCACGAGGTACGCTTCCGCGACTCGCGGCTGATCCACGACTTCGTGTACCGGACGCTGCAGGCGGCCCTGGCCGAGACGCGCGCCGGCACGGTTCCGCAGGCATCGCACGGCGAGGCGAACCCCGCGCAGCCGACCGGCGACCATTACCGCTGGGACGCACCGCAGGCACCCCTCGGGCTCCAGGTGGCCGAGGCCCGCGCCGGCTATGCGTCGCTGTACGGCTCTGCGCTCCCCGAATTTGCAGGCGGCGGATATGCAGGCGACGCGGCGCTGGCCGAGCGTCGTACGCTGCCGGCGGGCACGGAGCCGACCCTGCCTCCGCTGGGCTACGCGCTCGCGCAGTTGCATGGCATCTACATCCTCGCCGAGAGCGCAGAAGGGCTGGTGGTGGTCGACATGCACGCCGCGCACGAGCGGATCGGCTACGAGAAGCTCAAGGCCGCGCACGACGGCGAGGGCCTGCGCAGCCAGCCGCTGCTGGTGCCGGCGACGCTCGCGGTATCCGAACGCGAGGCCGACGTCGCCGAGCGCGAGGCGGCCACGCTCGAGTCGCTCGGGTTCGAAGTGACCCGCGCCGGCCCGCAGTCGCTGACGCTGCGCAGCGTTCCGGCGCTGCTCGCCCACGGAGATGTCGAAGCACTCTTGCGCGACGTCCTGGCCGACCTGCGCGAATACGGCGAGTCGCGCCGCATTGCCAGCGCCCGCGACGAGCTTCTGTCGACCATGGCCTGCCACGGTGCCGTCCGCGCCAATCGCCGGTTGACCCTTCCCGAGATGAACGCCCTGTTGCGCGAGATGGAAGCGACCGAGCGCTCCGGCCAGTGCAACCACGGCCGCCCGACCTGGGCGCGCTTCACCCTTCCCGAAATCGACCGCTGGTTCCTGCGAGGCCGCTGA